In a genomic window of Mucilaginibacter sp. KACC 22063:
- a CDS encoding nucleotidyltransferase: protein MVINEDKEAHEFYTKALTILNESGVEFMLGGAFAFFTYTGIYRDTKDIDVYCRYSDCPKILKHFSEKGYKTEFTDVRWLAKVFNGDYFIDIIFDTVNNICKVDDDWFKRATPVKFFDCNVKAIPAEELYWGKIYVQNRERYDGADLNHLMLKRGKQFDWKHLFSRLDTHWHLLLAQLLQFQFVYPSDYHEIVPKWLFDELMQRAAQQYELPDPVVRVCRGPMIDQTQYAIDIKEWDYKSYTIVSV, encoded by the coding sequence ATGGTTATTAATGAAGATAAAGAAGCGCACGAGTTTTACACTAAGGCATTAACCATACTTAATGAAAGCGGTGTTGAATTTATGCTTGGCGGTGCGTTTGCATTTTTTACCTATACCGGTATTTACCGGGATACTAAAGACATTGATGTTTACTGCCGGTATTCAGATTGCCCTAAGATATTAAAGCATTTTTCTGAAAAGGGGTATAAAACAGAATTTACCGATGTAAGATGGCTTGCTAAGGTTTTTAACGGCGATTATTTTATCGACATTATATTCGATACAGTCAATAATATATGTAAAGTTGATGACGACTGGTTTAAACGTGCCACGCCAGTGAAGTTTTTCGACTGTAATGTGAAAGCTATACCTGCCGAAGAATTGTACTGGGGTAAGATATATGTACAAAATCGCGAACGCTACGACGGTGCTGACCTTAACCACCTGATGTTGAAAAGAGGCAAGCAGTTTGATTGGAAGCACCTGTTCTCGAGGCTTGACACGCACTGGCATTTATTACTGGCACAACTGCTGCAATTTCAGTTCGTTTACCCGTCAGATTATCATGAAATAGTCCCGAAATGGTTATTTGACGAATTGATGCAACGTGCAGCGCAGCAATATGAGCTGCCTGATCCGGTGGTACGCGTATGCCGCGGGCCAATGATTGATCAGACACAATACGCTATTGATATTAAAGAATGGGATTATAAGTCATACACCATTGTAAGTGTTTAA